Proteins encoded within one genomic window of Oryza brachyantha chromosome 7, ObraRS2, whole genome shotgun sequence:
- the LOC102722413 gene encoding cytochrome P450 78A5-like gives MILSMETAQESSLLLLLFPSATSVFPPLLSVIVLGAFLLWLSPGGPAWALSRCRRPPPGQPGVVTVLSSPVAHRVLAGMSRTVEGGAALMSFSVGVTRLVVASRPDTAREILASPAFGDRPVKDAARHLLFHRAMGFAPSGDEHWRGLRRASAAYLFGPRRVAGSAPQRAAIGARMLRDVASLMAHHGEVRLRRVLHAASLDHVMATVFGKRHGDLSPQDGALLEEMVSEGYDLLGKFNWADHLPLLRWLDLHGVRRRCNRLVQKVEVFVGNIIQEHKAKRSAGDVADGALGDFVDVLLDLQGEEKMSDSDMIAVLWEMIFRGTDTVAILMEWVMARMVMHPEIQAKAQAELDAVVGGGRAVTDDDVASLPYIQSIVKETLRMHPPGPLLSWARLAVHDARVGGHHVPAGTTAMVNMWAIAHDAAVWPEPEVFRPERFAEEDVSVLGSDLRLAPFGAGRRACPGRMLALATAHLWLAQLLHAFQWSPSSAAAVDLSERLSMSLEMAAPLVCKATARL, from the exons ATGATTCTCTCCATGGAGACTGCCCAAGAGAgctcgctcctcctcctcctctttccATCCGCCACCTCCGTGTTCCCGCCGCTCCTCTCCGTGATCGTCCTCGGCGCTTTCCTCCTCTGGCTATCACCGGGTGGGCCTGCATGGGCGCTCTCGCGGtgccgtcgcccgccgcccgGCCAGCCGGGCGTGGTCACCGTGCTCTCCAGTCCCGTCGCGCACCGCGTGCTCGCCGGGATGTCCCGCACCGTCGAGGGAGGGGCGGCGCTCATGTCCTTCTCCGTCGGGGTCACCCGCCTCGTCGTGGCGAGCCGTCCGGACACGGCGAGGGAGATCCTCGCCAGCCCGGCCTTCGGCGACCGCCCCGTGAaggacgcggcgcggcaccTGCTGTTCCACCGGGCCATGGGGTTCGCGCCGTCCGGGGACGAGCACTGGCGCGGGCTCcggcgcgcctccgccgcctacCTCTTCGGCCCGCGCCGCGTGGCGGGCTCCGCGCCCCAGCGCGCCGCCATCGGCGCGCGCATGCTCCGCGACGTCGCCTCCCTCATGGCCCACCACGGCGAGGTCCGCCTGCGCCGCGTGCTGCACGCCGCGTCGCTCGACCACGTCATGGCTACCGTCTTCGGCAAGCGTCACGGCGACCTCTCTCCCCAGGACGGCGCGCTGCTGGAGGAGATGGTGAGCGAAGGGTACGACCTCCTCGGGAAGTTCAACTGGGCCGACCACCTGCCATTGCTCAGGTGGCTCGACCTCCATGgcgtccgccgccggtgcAACAGGTTAGTCCAGAAGGTGGAGGTGTTCGTCGGCAATATCATACAGGAGCACAAGGCAAAGCGATCCGCCGGAGACGTCGCCGATGGCGCCTTGGGCGACTTCGTCGACGTTCTGTTAGACCTCCAGGGAGAGGAGAAGATGTCAGACTCCGACATGATCGCTGTTCTTTGG GAGATGATCTTTAGAGGGACGGACACGGTTGCGATCCTGATGGAGTGGGTGATGGCGAGGATGGTGATGCACCCGGAGATACAGGCGAAGGCGCAGGCGGAGCTGGACGCCGTcgttggcggcggccgcgccgtgaccgacgacgacgtggcCAGCCTCCCTTACATCCAGAGCATTGTGAAGGAGACGCTCCGCATGCACCCGCCGGGCCCGCTCCTGTCGTGGGCGCGGCTCGCCGTGCACGACGCGCGCGTCGGCGGCCACCACGTCCCCGCGGGCACCACGGCGATGGTGAACATGTGGGCGATCGcccacgacgccgccgtctGGCCCGAGCCGGAGGTGTTCCGCCCGGAGCGCTTCGCGGAGGAGGACGTCAGCGTGCTCGGCAGcgacctccgcctcgcccccttcggcgccggccgccgcgcctgcCCCGGCAGGATGCTGGCGCTCGCCACCGCCCACCTCTGGCTCGCCCAGCTCCTCCATGCCTTCCAGTGgtccccctcctccgccgcagccGTCGACCTGTCCGAGCGCCTCAGCATGTCGCTGGAGATGGCGGCGCCGCTCGTGTGCAAGGCCACCGCTAGGCTCTAA